CTAAGCATAGACAACAGCTCCTCCAGGTCTGATGGAGGTGGagataatgatgatgacgatgaggaGTATATAGGTAGGAGGATGCACTTATTAAACTGACATCAAACTCGATGTAATCGCATTAATCATGTCTCATTTTGTATTAAATGATTTCGTTATTTTTATGACAGGATTTGaccaaatcaaattaaagaagAATTGAGCTAAAACTAATGCAATTCTCTCCATTTTTACGTCCAGTGCCCAACGATGTGCCGGGGTCCCAGAGATCTGGAACGCCTCCGCCCAAGAAAAAGAAGATATCCTTCACCACGACCATCAGTGATGATGAGGACGAAAAGCCGGTACTAAAAAAGCAGAAGGATGCACAAAAAAAGCAGCCAAAACCCCTAAAAGAAAGATCAAACAAAAAGACGGACAAGATGCTAAACGAAAAGGAGACGACTGACAAAATGCAAAcgaaaaaggagaaaaaaacggaaaactcACCAGTTGTGGAAATTGAATCCTCCGATCCTGATGTCGAAATCAAACCACCAGTGAAGGAAATCGAAACGAATGAGCGAGAGGGAGACGCACACGAAACTGAGACAAATGAAGTAGAAAGAGATAGAGAAGAACAATTTGTGGATGCAACAGAGAAAAATACAGATGAGGCGAAGGAAAAAAAAGTAGTAAAAGATATGCCAGAGTTAAAAGAGGCTGACAATTCGGAGGAAAAATCGGAAGATGCTCGAGAAGAAGTTTTGCTAGACGAGGACGAGAAAAATCTGGAGGAAAATGCAGCTGAAATCAGCGATAACGCCGTCAAATCTTTAGAAAAACCAACGAACGAAGACAGGGTTGAGAAAGTAGAGGACGAGGTCGAGCATGCCGAGGAGTTCAGTGACTTGCCGACCCCACCACAGCTCCCGTCCACAACTGACGATAACGAAGATGACGTGCTGGAGATCCAGACGTCGTTGGACGATGTCCGTCAATTGCATACGCCATCATCCCGCCAGAGTACGCCCAAATCGCGCAGTCGCCTCGATTCCGGTGACTCCGATTGCAGCTTTAAGTCCGCCAGCGATAACGCCAAGCTGCTAGCTGGACAAGCCATTGAGGAAACAGAGCAGAAAGCAAGCAAAGCGCCGAACGATGACGAGGATcaacaaacagcagcaaccaTCATCGGTGATCCCATCGATTCACCCGAACTGCCGGCCGAGCTTATGACCCCGCCCTCGGCGCCCAGGACAGTGAATGGTGAACCCACCAGCGAATCCAGATCAACGGCAACGACATACTACTCGCCCATGGAGGATCCCATGGCCACGCTAGATGACGTCATCATGGACCAGCTATCCGGTGAGTGCCAGACGATCGCCTCCATCGCAAGGCAATCTCAAATAATAGCATGAATACTTAGGGAGTACAAGTGGGGACTGTTAAGTCTTCAAGACAGTAAAGTACGTCATTTTCTACTTTAATTCTTGCCAAGTAGTCTCGCTTTTCACGAAACTTCTCTATTTTGTGAGGCCAAAAACTCTTACGTTAAAGCTCTAGTGACACTTGGTCATTGGTCAAGCATTCCATTGATTGATTTAATGAACATTCGCCCGTTGCGTACATTTGTCATTAAAACAACTACTTAATAGGCATTTTTTGTACTTTCTCTGGTCTTCTCTAAGTCTGGGTATCTTAATTAAGTGTAAGTGTATAGGCAATGCACAATTTCCAGTTGCAATTTGAACTTGCTTATATTTCATACTTTCGTAAATGTTAATTTGAATGCACCTTCTAATAACTATTTGCTCTGCTTATGCCTTTTAGAACCCAACTTTCAGTTGAACTCCAGCCGCCATGCCATCTCGAGGGGTACACTGGACGAAATAATGACCGCGTTAGAATCGTAGTAAGCTGGC
The DNA window shown above is from Drosophila melanogaster chromosome X and carries:
- the HP5 gene encoding heterochromatin protein 5, isoform B yields the protein MDIFDMVKAAPPPQTINPVDTKLSTPSPIPPDSPIDVNDLLESGNQLDENDLRMSRKSKNVEQCSIDLFDSETSFDHLDESLAKRKRKSVANSKPNKSRKSTVSASTPHNKRPKVSIDDDGEAIEEDQQSMVVVPTKTKAQQKMFSDQQSPNVKRKVRVLLRRLKQTEIDSAVESLANSSFINVPEIVNQSGTSGRSRHKKRKTSPKKQKSSTAQTNFHIKVPLQNGAKKRALNHSLRAHTPPPSLAKSSESTHSALKRSPKPKIKAKRLSSRGRNTDPDLVKRYGAHFFGCVVKVRRTRLPSAKWPDCKPPPIGDGVVRKVYPKKAVSFSEAVEILGSPGGPSRRSTFGSLSSRGAPKPTRLQRVDATGNVLEDIALTSTPLFSSSSGGSRERVRRRSCNGTPVVGRLKLRRLGRLSIDNSSSRSDGGGDNDDDDEEYIVPNDVPGSQRSGTPPPKKKKISFTTTISDDEDEKPVLKKQKDAQKKQPKPLKERSNKKTDKMLNEKETTDKMQTKKEKKTENSPVVEIESSDPDVEIKPPVKEIETNEREGDAHETETNEVERDREEQFVDATEKNTDEAKEKKVVKDMPELKEADNSEEKSEDAREEVLLDEDEKNLEENAAEISDNAVKSLEKPTNEDRVEKVEDEVEHAEEFSDLPTPPQLPSTTDDNEDDVLEIQTSLDDVRQLHTPSSRQSTPKSRSRLDSGDSDCSFKSASDNAKLLAGQAIEETEQKASKAPNDDEDQQTAATIIGDPIDSPELPAELMTPPSAPRTVNGEPTSESRSTATTYYSPMEDPMATLDDVIMDQLSEPNFQLNSSRHAISRGTLDEIMTALES